The Deinococcus malanensis sequence CTAAACTTGACGGGTACGCACTCAAGTTTTATATTTATCGCAACTCGGCGAGGACGGTCCGGCAGGACTGATCCCGCCCCCAACCAAAGGAGGTCTCCCCATGATGCGATTTGATCCTTTCCGTGAAATCGAGGAACTCACCCAGCGCATGGACCGTGCCTTCGCCCCCTCGGGCGACCAGAATGGTCAGGGTGCGCGCTTCGCCCCTCCGGTCGACGTCCACGAGGACGCCCACGGCCTGGAACTGACCCTGGACCTGCCGGGCGTCTCACCAGACAGCATCCAGATCGAGGCGGAAAGCCAGACCCTCAGCGTTCAGGCCGAGCGCCGCTACACCCGCACCGAGGGCCGCACCGCTCACCGCGTCGAGCGCCCCTACGGCACGCTGACTCGCACGTTCAGTGTTCCCGCCAAGTACGACCTCACCAAGGTCGAGGCCGACTTCGATCACGGCACCCTGACCATCCGCGTTCCACGCAGTGAGGCTGCCCAGAAGCGCTCGATCAGTGTGCGGAATGCCGGGCAGCTGACGTCGTCCAGGACCATTGAGTCCGGAAACACCGATAACGTTTCGAGCAAGTCCGTCGAGCACGCTGATTAACTCAATTCCAAAACATGGCCGGAGCTCAGGTGCTCTGGCCATGTTCTGTACAGATGGACGGCCTGGGCGAGCGCTTGAGCCCGCTCGCGTTGCCGGCGGGTGTACTGCAAAGCCCGCCGTAAAGCGGCCGGTGACCGCGCGACCAGGCACCCGAGTTCTTCCTCCGCGATGCCCTGGTATTCCCGCACTTCCAGCGTAACTTCCTCCTCAAAGTGCATCCCTTCTTCAATTGCTTCCGAGCATACGAGCAGGATTCCTGGTGTCGCCAGACGCTGCTGACCATGACAGCGTCGGCCCTCACCCCGGCAGTGCTCAGCGACCGGGCTGCACCGACAGGGGGCGGTCGATCTCGGCCAGAACGACCAGCCACGTGTTGGCCGCCGACTGACGCTCCACGGCCGCGTGGGTAGCCTTGCGCAACACCTGGGCGCAGGCCATGGCCTCGGTTCCGTCGGCCTGACAGGCGCTGACCAGGGCCTGGGGCGTCAGGGTGCCTTCACCGGCATAGGCGCGCATCCACTGGACCTTCACGATGGAAGGCCCTACCTGTGCNNNNNNNNNNNNNNNNNNNNNNNNNNNNNNNNNNNNNNNNNNNNNNNNNNNNNNNNNNNNNNNNNNNNNNNNNNNNNNNNNNNNNNNNNNNNNNNNNNNNNNNNNNNNNNNNNNNNNNNNNNNNNNNNNNNNNNNNNNNNNNNNGCGCAGGGCCCGCAGGGCCGCCTGACCTTCACCGGACAGGTTGGCCTCGGTACTGGCTGCGGAAGTGGCTGCCGTGGTCTGGGGCTGCACGGCCCCCGTTCCGCCGCAGCTGGTCATCAGCGGCAGGGCGAAGCACAGGGCGGTCAGGGCCAGGCTCAGCGGACGGGGGAAGGCGTTGGTCATGACCACACGGTAGTTGGAAAAAGCTCGCCCGGAACGTGGTTTTTTCCATTTTCCGGATTCATGAAGCTGATGATCGGTTCCTGTCAGACCACTTCTGACAGCGCCGGAAGCCACATTAAGGTGGTTCTGCATTAAGACGATCAGTGCCTGGGGTGTGCCCATCACTGGCAGCCCAACAGGTCCCTCCCCGCTCCAGACGTCTAGCAGGACCTGCTCACCTAAACTTTCCAACCTGGCGAACCTCCTCGCACATCTTCATCTGCCTGGTGGATTGTTCACCGACTGGTACCAGAAAACAACAAATTGTCACAGCGGTATACCTGCAGAAGGTGCCGTATTTCAGCCGCTGGTGGGCTTTCTCAAACGCAATCTCATGGGGACCAGATATCTGGGAGAGCTGACGTCCTCCGCTGAAGACCACTCGAGGACCTTTTCGGAGCAAATCAACCTCCCCGAACGCACCTGCCAGATTCCCGGATGTCCCTCACATTCCGCCACGAACTCAACGACCATCCCTAATGAACCGGGCCCTGCATATCATCGCGGTGGTTTGCCTGAAACATGATGATGGTCGGTCCAGAGCGCTTCAGGCTTATCTGAGCCGCAGATCGATGTGTTTCTGTTGCACCTGCCGCTGGATGTCCTCGACCATCTGAGCGAATGGAGTGTGGGTTGGTGAACGCTGCAAGTGCCGCAGGAGGCAGGATCACGCGAATCAGCATCCCAGGCGGCAAGTGCGGCATCAGGGCATGCAGCACGCTGAGCATGGTCGGCACGTGCGGATTGAGCGGTGTGCTGACCTGTACCAGGCCGCAGCGGGCGTAAATCGTACCCTGATCTATGGAGAACTCCAACGGACGGAGTCACCAGCGGAATCAGAGGGGGTGGGTCTGGCGGTGCCGGTACCGGAGCAACCCGGGCCGGCTTAGGCGGAACTGGGCCGGTCATGTCGCCGTGCGAGAAACGCGCGAGCTGGCCGATCTTTTTGGTGACGAGCTGAACCTGCACTCCTCGACGCGTGCTGGGCCTGTCTGGAAGACCAGAGCGCCTGATTCGGCAGCCCTGAAAGGGACGAAGAAGGCAGCCCGTGGGCTGCCTTTGATGCTGAACATTCTACCCCGCTATGCACTACGAATTGAGCTATGCAGAACGATTATGGCCCGAAGGATTGACACCGATTCCCGCAGCGGCCTCTTTCCACACGTACAGCCTGGTTTATCCCTCCTGGCCAGGTTGAACGCACCACATGGCCTGGTAGGGGTCCAGGTGTAGGCGGTCGTGCATAAAGGTCACGCGGCTGTCCCCCAGGAGGTCGACGGCCTGCTTCCCAAGGTGCTCGCGCAAGACTTCTCCATGCGGATGTTTTCGCAGTTATGCCCTGGCAGGAGGGATCCACTGTGGGGCTGCCTCTAAGCATCAATGCCTATCAATATTGACAAGTGTCTATTTAGATGTACATTGATGACATGAGCCCTGCCGTCCACCACGATGTCCTCCGCGCCCTTGCCGACCCCACACGCCAACAGATTCTCGAATTCCTTCTGCGCGTCGAGGAAGCCAGACGCCGCGGAGAATGCTTCGCCGGCACCATCAGCCAGGCCCTCGGCCTCAGCCAACCCACCATCAGCCACCACATGAAAGTCCTGGTCGACGCCGGCCTCGTCAAAGCCACCAAAAAAGGCACCTCGGTCTACTACTGCCTCGGCAACCAGGGCTTTCAGGTTCTCCACGATCACCTCACGCCGTACCTCGAAGCCACCTCAGAGACAAAGGAGACAACATGAACGACCACCTCACCCACCCCCTCTATACCCCCGCGAACGAAGTGTACGAAGAACGCCTCGCTCAACACTTCTACGAGGTGGAAGTCAGG is a genomic window containing:
- a CDS encoding Hsp20/alpha crystallin family protein, with amino-acid sequence MMRFDPFREIEELTQRMDRAFAPSGDQNGQGARFAPPVDVHEDAHGLELTLDLPGVSPDSIQIEAESQTLSVQAERRYTRTEGRTAHRVERPYGTLTRTFSVPAKYDLTKVEADFDHGTLTIRVPRSEAAQKRSISVRNAGQLTSSRTIESGNTDNVSSKSVEHAD
- a CDS encoding ArsR/SmtB family transcription factor, with amino-acid sequence MSPAVHHDVLRALADPTRQQILEFLLRVEEARRRGECFAGTISQALGLSQPTISHHMKVLVDAGLVKATKKGTSVYYCLGNQGFQVLHDHLTPYLEATSETKETT